agaGTTAACAAAGGGCCCAAAGGGAGATTAATCGGGAACCTGGGCGAAGGATGGACGGGAGGGACTGAGGTTAGGAGGATTTCTTGCCTGGTTCGAAGAGGAGGGAGAGCGGAAAGCCTGAGCGAGTGGAGCCTGCGCCCAGAGGACTACAATTCCCAAGGTGCTCCGCCCGCGATCCGGAAGTGAGGAATACTGGGCGGAAGTGGGCGTGTCCCGAGGCTGGTGTGTGAGAAGTAAAGGCGGCTGTGAGCTGGGCTGGGGGTGGTGTTGGTGCGTTCTATGTCCTTCATTCATTTGTgtgggtgtatgtatgtgtgtgcagtgtatgtgtgtgtgcagtgtgtgggtgggtgtgcagtgtgtgggtgtatgtgtgcGCGTGTGTCCGAAGTTAACGTCTCTGcatgtgagagtgtgtgtatgagagagtcTTCGTGAGGTGACCATGGCTGAGGCTCCTGCAGGAAAGCTGGGAGGGTGAGATCGCGTGTGATCGAAGGTGTGATGCTTGTGCAAGGGGTCTGGGAGGGGAGGATGCTCGTGTGTAACAGGGAGTGTGTCACTCACTCTGGCGCACACCTGCGCATGCTCACATGCTCGCGGTCCCTCCGATCGTGCAGGAGGGGATGCTCTGGGTGTGatagtctgtctgtctgtctgtctgtcccccTGTCACCTGCGTGAGCTCACCCGCTCCGGTGTCTGCAGATCTTGCAGGAAAGGAAGGTTcggtgtgcctgtgtgtgtggtgtgtataaGTGTCTGAATCTGTCTGTCCCAGGCCGGCGCATGCTCACATAGTTGCGTTCTGCAGAACTTGCAGAAGAGATGATCCCGAtgtgagattgtgtgtgtgtgtggtacgCACCCGCGCATGCTCAGTTCCGCGGTTCTGCAGGCGAGACCGCGCTGGGTGTGGGATTGTGTGTGTCCgtctcacacacacatacgtaCAACCTGCACGTGCCCACGGTTCCCACAGATCCTGCAGACGCTGTTGGGGGTGAGGTTGTGTGCGTTCGGGTGTGTGACCGATCATATCTGACTGTGACTGTCCGACTGTAGTGCGGCTCAATGACTGCGGAGTGCGGGACCAGCAGAAAACATTGGGCGGGTCTGGGTCCTGGGAGGGGGCAGGAGTGATGCTGAGTGAGTGAGAGAAACTGATGGCTCTTCTGCTTCCGTTGCCAGGTTCCTGTTATCCCCGAGCTATGGGGCTCCTGCTGGATTCCCACCGGCGCCGGGCCCTGGCGCGGGTGCTCCTCCGCCTCAATACTCCCCTCTGGTGAGGGCTCCACCTGCGGCCCCTCCGCCGCCACGGCGTCCTTCTCTCTGGCGCCGCTCGTCCCCTCCCTGTCCTTGAGCACATTGCTCCCAGCCTCCCCCTCCCGCCTCCCTTTACCTGGAGTCAGGCACAGGTGCCGCGCATGCGTGCGCGTGAGAGACACCGACCTCAGCCAGGTCTCCCATTCTCCCCTGCCTCCCAAACCACACCGCTCAGCCCCTTGGCGTGGGAGGGGGCGCGGCTCTCCCTTGGAGATGTGACGTTTGGGGGGCGGGGCCGGGTCCCAGGCCTTAGCTTTGACACTTAGAGATGGACGCGGAGACTGAGTCTTGGAGAGAGGAGGCGCTGTATGTGGTTCTTCGTGGTGGGCCGGTGGCTCGGCCAGGCTCCCCAACCTCTTTCTTCCCCAGCGTGGTGAGCTACGTGGCTGGCGTGATCTGGTTCCTGGCGCTGGCCTTTTCGCCCCTGACCCAAAATACGTACATCTCGGAGAACGCCATGGGCTCCACCATGGTGGAGGAGCAGTTTGAGGGAGGGGAGCACGCCCTGAGCTATGCCAGGAATTTCATCGCCCAACGCAGGAAGACGGGGTGAGTAACGGGTCTGATAACAGCCACCTGGGTCCCGTGGGAGACCCCTCTCTGTTATTGTGCAGCCTTGGGTTTTCTGTCCAGTGGGGGCTCTTGGAGGGAGCACGGGGGTCTGCTCTTTCTATGGCTCTTGTTTGTGAGCTTGTGACCCACTCCTCTCCTTACCCAGAAACCTGCCCGTGGCCTGGCTGGAGCGGACCATGCGCTCTGTGGGGCTGGAAGTCTACAGTCAGAGCTTCTCCCGAACGCTGCCCTTCCCTGACGAGGCCCACGAGCGATATGTACTGCAGGGGCCACTGGGAGGACGCAGGGGACACGGGGCATTGAGACGAGCAGAAGGGAGACTGGCGGGAAACAGGAGAACCATTTACACAGATAGAGCCCATTTGGAGCTTAGTGTTTACTATGTTCAAAAGGCACTGTTAGAGAAACACAGGGACCACCCAGGAGAGCCGGGGAACCGGGGCGGAGACTGGGGAGGCTGGAGGCCGCTGGGAGGCGCACTGGAGCGGGGGAGGAGCACCGTGGGGAGTACCAGGGTCCCTCTCTGGGATGGAGCAGGTCATGAGGAAAGTAAGTTGTCAGCACGGGTCTGTTTTCCTACATGTGACCTGTGCTAGTGCCTCTGCAGATGGTGTCGGGTACCAACGTGTATGGCATCCTGCGAGCTCCAAGGGCAGCCAGCACCGAGTCCTTGGTGCTCATTGTGCCCTCCAGCCCCGGAACCCTCAATGCCCAGGCAGTCGGACTGCTCTTGTCCTTGGCTGCTTACTTCCGAAGTAAGGGGGTAGAGCGTGGGAAAGAACTGAGTTGGGGTAACTTCCTGGGGCTGACTCGGGGCATGGACCCCGGCGGGGCCCTGGCCAAGTAACTGGCTGCTTCCTGCCTCTCTACTTCCCTTCTACCCAGGTCAGATCTACTGGGCCAAAGACATCATCTTCTTGGTGACGGAGCACGACTTGCTGGGCACAGAGGCCTGGCTAGAAGCCTACCACGATGTCAACATTACTGGTAGGACCCCTATTACCTTCCAGGCCTCTTTCTCATATAAGCCTCCCACTGATCCCTTCTCTTATAATATAAGTTGGGGCAGCTCagcggtgcagtggatagagtacggaacctgaagtcaggaggacccgagttcgaatccaccctcagtcacttaacccttcctagccgtgcaaccctgggcaagtcacttaaatttgtctcaccaaaataataacaataatagcaagaataagTCCATGAGTAACTTAACCTTCTTACTCACTTTATCACAATATCATAATAAAAATGTGATTCCCCACTCTTCATTCACCAGACTGAGGGTCAACCGTAGAATCTCAGAACTTGAAGGAGCCAAGGGTCATCTAGTACAAGCCATCTCTGAGCAAAAGTCCCTGAAAGGCGTCCCCAGTCTCCACTGAAGCCCTCCAGTGAAGGGGAATCGCCTCTTCGCTAAGGCAGCCTGCACGTTCCACTTTAGGACAGCCACCATTGTTAGTTCAGCTCCTTCATTTTCACCCAGGAGCAGACGAGGCCAGAGGTTAAGTGGTTGCTCAGGTCATATAGGCCATCTCAGATCTGAGCCCCACTGTGACAGCatgcccttcttccctcccctccctgcaGGAATGCAGTCATCTGCACTTCAGGGCCGGGCAGGAGCCATCCAGGCAGCAGTGGCCCTGGAGCTGAACAGCGATGTGGTCACCAGCCTGGATGTAGCTGTGGAGGGCTTGAATGGGCAGCTACCTAACCTGGACCTTCTCAATCTCTTCCACGCCTTCTGCCAGAAGGAGGCTCTGCTCTGCACCCTGCAGGGGAAGGTGATAGTGGACCCTGCTCTCCAGATAGTGCCCTGGCGGGCAGAGCCCAGTCCCTCCCTCCATCCACTCCTGTCTGAGATGTTCTGGGTGGGGCATGTCCTTTATGTCTCAtaccttcctcccctctcttctctattGCAACCAGACAATACATCCCCTGTGGGAGTCTTTACCCTACAAGTTGCCTCCTttccctgatcttattggcacCCGTGGTCCTGTAGGCCATTTCTGTGCCCTTCTGACTCTGCCTTCCTTTGGTCCTCCCATAGTTACTATACTCCAGATGGACTGTTTTTGCTATAGATGTCCTTAACTCCTTTGTTATCTCCCCAGTGTCGTTATGGTTAAATAGTATGCTCTTGGTGGGAACTCTCTGGCCCTTTAATTGCTAAGACTGGGTGAAGTACTCCTGTTAGGGACATTTAGACCTGATGCCTTATGCTTCCCTGTAATGGCTAAAGCTCAGCAGGGGAATCCCCAAGATGGGGCAGAGTGACCTAGACCCCTGAGCCACTATTGTTTTGCCCATAGATGCAGCTTGCAAGCTGGGCTTCCCAAATCCCCTGGGGATGTCCTAGCCTTTTAACCCAGTGGGCTACCTCCAGAAGTACCCATGCTTAACTGGGAACCCCCACCCCTCTCCCATAGCTTGCCAGGGCCATTCATGGTGTACTTAAGGCCATTGACCCCTGTGCTTGTTCCACAGCTGCAGCACTCAGACTGGGCCTCTTTGGGAGGCTCCCTGCATGGACTACAGACATTAATGCTCATGGTCCTGCGTCAGGCCTCTGGTCGCCCTCATGGTCCCCATGGGCTTTTCCTGCGCTACCATGTAGAAGCCATCACTCTACGTGGTATCAACAGCTTCCGCCAGTATAAATATGACATGACTGCTGTGGGAAAGTAAGTTTCTAAGAAGGAATAAGAGTGACATGGATAGTCCCCTGCAGGGATTTACAGAATGCTTCTGCTTTTAAAAGGTAACTCAGTGTTTGCCCGGAGGGTCTGAGAGGTTCTCTAGGACTTTGTGTTTCCAGAGCCTTTTGGTGAAGCTGTGGCTTTCATCTCAGAAGGATGCTTCTAAAggcataaaagtttaaaaaaaacacaacaggATTACAACTGAAACTAACAATACTGAAAGGTGGttagcaaaatatttaataatcaagGCCACAGCCTCCcagttaagaactcctgatctGGCCCAACCCCTGTTGCACTGCCACACGAGCAGTGGATGTGGCCGGAGCTACAGGAGCCAGATCTGGGGCCCGAGCTCTTTGGGCCCTGGCTCTGGGCTCCTTCCATTTCCTCTCTGGCAGTTTTTTAGAGATCGCCCCAGAGAGCTGGGGCTCTGCGCCAAGGGCAGTTCCTGGAGGGTAGCTGACTAGGCGGGCCACCTTCCTTCCCCAGGACCTTGGAGGGGATGTTCCGCAAACTGAACAATCTTCTCGAGCGGCTGCACCAGTCCTACTTTTTCTACCTCTTGCCCTCACTGTCCCGCTTTGTTTCCATCGGTCTCTACATGCCTGCCATAGGCTTCCTACTCTTCATCCCTGGGCTGAAGATATCCTTCCATAGGGTCTGGGTGTGGGGGTTGAGGAGAGGTGGCAGGGGAGGTTTCCTGGAGACCCAGGGAGTGTCTCCAGGTGATCTAGGGAGAGAGGTAGGGTGAGGATGGGAGGAGTTTCCCTACTTCTGTCATTGCCCTTGACCGGGTCATGCCCTGGAGCTGTGGGTGAAGCTCAATAAGGTGGACTTCAGCCCTGAGGAGCAGTTGGGCCCTAATCACAGCCCTCCACAGCTCGTGGGACaggtaagggaaaagaaaagccaCCTGGAGGGAGTGCAGTGTTCACAGTGGACAGGCTAGGTCTGTGCTATTCTACTTGAAAATGTGGCCCTGAAAGGGAAGAGGTCACGTGCTCCCCAGCCATTGCCCTTTGCCTGCCTGACTTGGGTCCTGTTACACCCCGACTTCCAGCACATACACCTGAGACTTCCCGGGGAGCAGCCCTGATCCGGATTCCCTGAGTGGTTTCTCTGCCCTGATTCCCCCTAAAGCATGAGGCTGATCCTGTGTGATCCCTGCCACCCTCAGGATGTGACTCTCCCCCCGGTGTCTTTCTAGGATGTCCGAGGTGTGGCCCTTACCCCTCTGGTAGCCCCCGTCTTGATATCTCAGGCCACTGGTCTGGCCCTATACCTCCTGCCTGTCATGGGCCAACATGTGGCTGCCCAGCACTTTCCTGTGGCCGAGGCCGAGGCCGTGGTGTTGACGCTGCTCGCCATCTATGTGGCTGGCCTGGCCTTGCCTCACAGCACGCACCGGTGAGCTCCTCGAGGGATGGCGCCCacagtgggggggggagggagggaaggttcTAAGAGGGTGAGGCTCAGATTGGGTGAGCCTGCAGTATGACCCCTGAACCTTGTCTCTGCCCCCAGAGTGGTGAGCAGCACTCCCCGAGGCCCGGACAGTGGCTGGATGGCCCTGAAGCTCCTCGCCCTGCTCTACCTGGCGCTACAGCTGGGCTGTATCTCCCTCTTCAACTTTTCTCTGGGCTTCTTGCTGGCTGTCACCATGGTACCCGCTGCCGCCCTCACCCAGCCCAGCGGACCCAGGTCTGCACCTGCCCTCAGATGCCTGGGCCCCAATTTGCCACCTACTCCCAACCTATTACACAGTCCATGTTTTCTCCCTGCCTCTGCCCCCGGACCCTTAGATTCTCCCACCCTCCCACGGGGACCTCTCCTTCCTGGGAACCTCACCCTGATgttgcttcttttttccttcctaggCTTCTATATGCGTTGTTACTGGTACTGGTGAGCCCTGGGGCCACCCTTCTAGGCAGCCTTTTCCTTTGGCGAGAGCTGCAGGAAGCCCCCTTGACACTTGCTGAGGGCTGGCAGCTGTTCCTCAGCGCTCTGGCCCAAGGCGTTCTGGACCACCACCTGTACGGCGCCCTGCTTTTCCCACTGCTCTCCCTGGGCCTTTACCCTTGCTGGTTACTCTTCTGGAATGTCCTCTTCTGGAAATAGTGACCCCTTCTCCACTCCCTCATCCTGCCTCGCATCTCTGGACCCAAGAGGAAGCGTTCTGTGTCTGTTGACGAATTTCATAAGTGTACATTCATTTGGATAAGCTCTTAGAGGTCATCCAGTTCATCCTCATCTTTTAGAGGAAAGCAGTATTGGAGCAGGGAGAGGGCAAGGCCACACAGTGAGTGAGCAGAGCTGGAACTCTAACTGGGGTCTTGTTGGCGGGCCAAAGCTCTTAGGAGGATGTCCTCACAGCCTTTGGGAATCCTTACTTCAGTACCGCCTGGAGACTAGTCAACCCCGGGCCAGTACCTACTGTTGGAAGGATGGAGGGCTGTGTGACTGCCTGCAGTGGGGGTAAGGGGtctgaggagggggagagggaggtcCACACATGCCCCAAAGCAGCAGGTTGGTTGGTTTGCTTTGGAAGGACCTCTCCGTGTGTTTCTTCCCCGTCCCAAGGAAATAAACAGGTCTGGGGGGTTTTGTGTGTGTAGATTTTGTGGGGTTCTGAGTTCTGgatcctcttcttcctcagaaTAAGTGGCGGGGTTGGCAGTCCCAGAGAGACCCACTTCAGCTCCAAAGATTGGGGTCATGCAAAAGAGAGGACAGGGGAAGGGAGGTTTGATGTAAGATTTAAAGATTTTAGGGGAGAACCAGGCTGCTAGGAATCACTGCTATTGTAGGGCACCAGAAATGCTAATGGGACCTTTGACTACATGAGAAGACTGGTGTCCAGGACCAGGGAGGTGATGGTCTCTGGATTCTTAGCTGCTCATAATACATCTAAAGCATTATTTCGACTTCTGAGCATACATTGCTTAGGGCagatagagtgctgaacttgaATTCCAGAAGACAATGAACTTTGTGTTCTTTTGAGCACTACTTAAATAGTAGCTGTTAGCATTTTCAGACTTTGATAAAGCTCCACAAAAGTTGTAATGGTGTGGAAGTGACTTCAGGTGTCCTAGGTGGCTATGTCAGCTTGGTCGGGTTATAACATGCCTGAAATGTTTTGAGAATGAATCTTAAAAAGGACCAAGACCCACCTAGCAAAGTATGAAAAGATACATCCCCAGGAGACTGATCATGGCAACCCATCCATGAAGAAAAATGCCAAATGGCTCTCAGTCCTCGCCTGACCAGGTGTTAGAAGAAAAGAGGGCGTACTAAGAACTGCACCATTTTTCTGACTATCTGTAAACAATTTAATTGGTATTTTTGATGTGACATTTTTGCCAGTGCCTAAGTACATATACCTATAGGAACTAAATCACACCAACTGAAATTTTTACCGTAAATGAGAAGACAACAGGATGTCGCAGCTAAAGGAATGGAGAGGTGCCAGGTTCTTCCTGGAGAGGCAAATTAAGGAACTGGCAGAATTCACAGTTCAGACCTGGAAGGGATCTTGAGTCATCGAATCCAACTCCCTTATTTCCCAGAAGAGGCACAAAGGgcttgaatgacttgcccagattacTGCAAGTCATTGAATAGCAGCTAAAATTTTAACACAAGTCCTTTGGATCTGGATCATTTTGATGGATCTAAATCCAGTGGTTTTTTCCCTTATAATACTCTGCCTGGTTTTCTGGTTGATTTTATCATACATCCAAAGGCATGAAAAAACATTTCCTAGGATGTCTGGTCATCTTAAATTATAATATTCTTGACAAGTATTGGTAAATGTAGGTTATATGCAAATCTCTGTTGCAGAAAATGAGGCAATAGAGAAATTCTGTGAAGATATTAATATGACCCTCCAAattaaatgcatatatattttgagACTTGACTTCCATGCAAAAGGGGGCatggaggaatgaaaaaaaaaaaaaaggccaaagacATATACTATTGAGAAGCCtatatataagtaaaaaaaataattgatttctttgaaCAGTGAAAGCACCATAAATCAGCAAAACTTAAATGTATTATACTTTTAACACACAGGAAATGACCATTCTAATATAGGAATCATTCCCTAGTCAATTAAGTGCATTCTGATTTGTTAGAACAAAGGTCAAGATTGACATAATATAATCAGAGATGTAAATTAGAACAACTTGGAGGTTTCACctgataatttgaaaaaaaaaaaaagtttaagatcaATGAAATGTTTTAGGGTTGTGGaaaaccaacaatgcattaattgTTTGTGGGTTGTTTCTGGAGACTAGTAGTGATAGTCTGAAGTTACAAAAATaaccatatcctttgacccaataatTCCAGTGGTAGGATACTATAAAGCAATTAAGTTAGACAActattagaaatacaaagaaatctggaaagacctttatggaataaaacaaggtaaaagtatatataaagaatCCTGATGAGACAAGGAATGAACAGAAATTAATTGATAAAGATAGTAAAAATTAAGTAGATGAGCTAAAGGTACATGTGGTAAGCAGTGCCATAGTTCTATTCACCCACActtgattccttccttttttttctataatctaCAGACAGCAGTGGAACTGTCAGACTCAATTTTCCCCATGGAAATGTGGCCACCAGATAGCCAGCCAAAATCACCTGACtaacctccctccctctacccagATCAAATTCCTGAGTCTGCCAATCTTTTCCAGGTCTAGGGTTGTGACTGGAATATACCTCCAAATTACTAAAAGTAAGAAGCCCTCTCGTCTCTACTCTTCCAGCTTCCATTCCATTTTTCCATCTTCATCCACAACtgtcatttacttttttctttaaaaaaatctatgtaatttattgaaataaatacaagtagaaaataacagcaacaaaaataaacCTCTATGAAGCTTTCAAACAGCAAACAAGTTGTGGGACTGGTGATAGCTTAATTTGTTTCCCTTTGCCCTCACACGTCTTCCCATtttatggaaaaaggaaaagaaagaaaataagggaaagatCAAAACTCCAACACAAATTGATGTGAACACAAGAAAGATGGATTTCTAGACTGAATCAAGGATATTAACTAGatatacagagaaaagaaaaaatattggagtagaaGGAAACAGTACAACCTAGTTCTAACAATTTCTACAACAAAGATTTAGAAAGACTACCTGGTGATGTAGTGATcaggaaatataaggaaaaacttatcAGGTAACGTTTCCACCACTAGATCACAAATCTGGCCCATAGACAAGGAACCAgaggaaaaatcatggaaaaggAGTAGGCTAGCATCTCTATTGCTTTGACCCCAGAGCTATAGCTAGAATTCAGCACAAGAATTAGTGACCAAGATAGGAGCTCATCACTGTTACTTTGAACTTGCAAGTATTCCGGTGACAGGCTGGGGCCAGTAGCAATCTACTGGAGTTCCACTTTGGGACAAGTTTGCAGTTGTGTGGTCCAAACTCCTCAGGATCTGGAGCCTGGAAAGctcaaagagagaagagaataggcCAGTTAGGACCTGCTAAAAGTTGATAGCTCCTTGGCTAAGCAACCTCTAGTCTATGAAAAATATAACATGTAATGAGAACCTCATTTAATAAAGATCTGAACCAAAACCCAGACATTCTCTCTAGAAGTATTTAGAGCCTGGCCTTAATGTAAAGTCCTATTTCAGGAAATAAggctagaaaaacaacaaaatattgcTATTGTGAAGAGTTATTGTGGTTCTAACACTTCCCAAGACAAAGTCAGAGTGAAGGGATAACTaaaacatcaaaaaggaaaacagctTGGCCACAAGGTCAATTAGAATTCCTAGAAGTAAGGAAGTAagaattttaaatagcatttaaaattatattacaaatgaaactggtcaaaaggaaataattggaaaagaattgaaattttTGGAGAAAAAGGATTGACAGCTTAATACAGCCTTCCCCCAAATAATAGACACCATGAAAATTAGAATGTAGTAAATAGATAGTAATAATGTCatgagacagcaagaaatatctgaagaaaatcaaaaaactgtaagaaataaaagaaaatgtaaggcaTCTAATAGTGAAACAGGatcctggaaaataaatcaagaataGGTAAGAATCATTGACATACTTAAAAGTCATTATAAAAAAGAGTATAACTATAACATATAactagaaatcaagaaagaaaattgcCCCCAATTTACTAGAACCaaaggataaagtaaaaaataatcaaGGCAGAATACATTAGATGAGAGATTGTGGACAAACATATAAGAAACTACAGTCCCTTAAAGTCACTTCTACTCTTTCTCAGGGACTCACCTGCCAATATGAATGAAATTGGAGAAGTGGCCCCAGAAGCAGTTACACTTTAGGGGCTTTGTTCAGGACAAATTTGGTTCCCATTGCTTTTGCAAAGACCATGTGAAATctaaaattacacacacacaatgtatgtTACAAGAGAACTTGATAAACTTTAGAACTCATTAAGATTTTCTCAACAAGTTTTTGAAGGAATAGAACTGGTCcttcttggcttcctttataGGATATCCCACTATATGTAGATGTATTCCTGTCCTCAATGTGCTTTTCTTCTCACTATAGTCTCTCTTGATGACTTTATCAATTCCAGTGGGGACAAATATCtcctctatgcagatgactcccagtGCACATATCCAACTTTCATTTCTCTCCTGAATCCCACATCTTTCACTCCTGGATATTTTCACTAGCATGATCCTTAGATGTCTCAGACCCTAAAATATACAAAACTGGACCCATTATCTTTTGATCTAAATCCACCTTTTCCTCCTAACTTGCCTGTTTCTGCCAAAGTCACCATCATTCTTCCGATCATTACCATTTACACATGAGCCATTTCTGCACTCTTGTGAAGCTGCCATGTCCAATCTAATCCCTTCAAAGTCTCTTCTATCTATCCCCTCCTCTCTATTCATACTACAATTATTCACGTTCACCTTTTTCCACCTAGACAATTGCAATAGCATCCTAATTCACCTCCCTGAATCTAGTCTCTTCCTCCCTAATCTACCCTTTATGCAGCTGCCAACCTGGTATTATGAAAGCACAGTTTGCTTGTGTTCTTCATCATCTCAAGAAGTTTTACTGGCTTTCCCTTGTCcttaagataaaatacatatcCAAATGCCTTCATTAACTGACTTCAGTCTATATTTCTAGGCTACTTACATATCATTCCTCCAACCATCTTCCCAATTACCCAAGCTAAAAATCTTGGCTTCATCCCCTGCATCCAACCATTTGCCAAGTTGTTGATGCTTTTCTAAAAAACTTTTTGCCATGACTTTCCTTTCCTATATCCTATGCACTACCCTGATGTATTTCCTCATCACCTCCTACTTGCAAGAGTTTGCTGGATGGATTCCTTATCTCAAGTCTCTTTCCACTCAAGTCCATTCTTCACTTAGTTGTCAAAACCATCTTCCTAAGGAAGCAAGTCTAACCATGTCATCTTCTCCCCattctatttaataaaatactggttccctattacctacaggatgaaatataaaattctgtttgttttttttaagtcctcCAGGGCCTCTGAGTTTCTTACCCTGTGGCTTAGAGATTCTGGCCTTCTTCTCACATATGCTATCTATCTGCCAccttttcatgttgtctcccatGCCTGGGATACTCTACTTTCTCATCTCCTAGCTGCCTTCTTGTGCCAGCTAAACTCCCATACTCTACCAGGAGTTTGGGAGGAGCTGGCAGGCCCTATCTTGTCTCTATACCAGACCTGCTACACTAAAGATTTAAAGACACTTTCTGGAAAAATTctttgactctctgtctctctgtctctcaatctctctgtctcttttttttttcctgtgttttactgtttctgtctctgtctttctgtctggatctttgtctctatcttacacacacacacacacacacacacacacacacacacacacacacacactttcccaAGCCTTCAATTTAGGTAACCATCTTACCCCGCTCCTTTTTGGTTTCCTTTCGTGCTTTGCCTCCTCACATTAAATCATAAGCTTCTTAAAGAAAAggacagccttttttttttttcttatttgtatacctagcacttagcatagttcttGGCACACAGGTa
This sequence is a window from Sminthopsis crassicaudata isolate SCR6 chromosome 1, ASM4859323v1, whole genome shotgun sequence. Protein-coding genes within it:
- the GPAA1 gene encoding glycosylphosphatidylinositol anchor attachment 1 protein, which produces MGLLLDSHRRRALARVLLRLNTPLCVVSYVAGVIWFLALAFSPLTQNTYISENAMGSTMVEEQFEGGEHALSYARNFIAQRRKTGNLPVAWLERTMRSVGLEVYSQSFSRTLPFPDEAHERYMVSGTNVYGILRAPRAASTESLVLIVPSSPGTLNAQAVGLLLSLAAYFRSQIYWAKDIIFLVTEHDLLGTEAWLEAYHDVNITGMQSSALQGRAGAIQAAVALELNSDVVTSLDVAVEGLNGQLPNLDLLNLFHAFCQKEALLCTLQGKLQHSDWASLGGSLHGLQTLMLMVLRQASGRPHGPHGLFLRYHVEAITLRGINSFRQYKYDMTAVGKTLEGMFRKLNNLLERLHQSYFFYLLPSLSRFVSIGLYMPAIGFLLFIPGLKALELWVKLNKVDFSPEEQLGPNHSPPQLVGQDVRGVALTPLVAPVLISQATGLALYLLPVMGQHVAAQHFPVAEAEAVVLTLLAIYVAGLALPHSTHRVVSSTPRGPDSGWMALKLLALLYLALQLGCISLFNFSLGFLLAVTMVPAAALTQPSGPRLLYALLLVLVSPGATLLGSLFLWRELQEAPLTLAEGWQLFLSALAQGVLDHHLYGALLFPLLSLGLYPCWLLFWNVLFWK